One Nitrososphaerota archaeon DNA segment encodes these proteins:
- a CDS encoding bifunctional phosphoglucose/phosphomannose isomerase, translating to MLTQEEVEATDVSGLYKDYEEWPKHSEDALKLPVETPDAARTNQVIYAGMGGSAASGDLLKDWLTPIINLPFTVVKDYTLPRSAGKNTLVLAVSCSGDTEETLSAANQAYERGCRIAAISSGGRLEQFCRKKSIPFTKTKKLRVPRSSLPNLFYPAANILKEAGLVKTVADQIPASVSAIKQLYSEVRAANSNGNPAKELAVKIADTLPIIYCFAVNEGAANRFRAALNENAKIQAHVAVIPELCHNEVEGWTKRTPRVCLPVYIRSKEELPENAARFEAVKEMIEAAGFKVHEVWESGDNSLSRIMRSVYLFDYTSIYTAVLRRTNPIGTPNIDAMKRRLREG from the coding sequence ATGCTAACGCAAGAAGAGGTAGAGGCAACGGATGTTTCAGGCCTCTATAAGGACTACGAGGAGTGGCCGAAACACAGCGAAGACGCGCTCAAACTTCCAGTAGAGACACCGGATGCCGCTCGAACTAACCAAGTCATCTACGCAGGAATGGGGGGTTCTGCTGCCTCCGGCGATCTTCTCAAAGACTGGCTTACACCGATAATCAACCTTCCTTTCACCGTAGTCAAAGACTACACCCTTCCTCGTTCAGCTGGCAAAAACACCCTAGTATTAGCTGTCAGCTGCTCCGGCGACACCGAGGAAACACTCAGCGCTGCAAACCAAGCATATGAGAGAGGCTGTCGAATCGCTGCGATCTCTTCAGGTGGCCGCCTAGAGCAGTTCTGCCGCAAAAAAAGTATCCCTTTTACAAAAACAAAGAAGTTACGGGTACCGAGATCCTCACTACCCAACCTCTTCTACCCCGCAGCAAACATCCTGAAGGAAGCAGGGCTTGTAAAAACAGTGGCTGATCAGATACCAGCGTCAGTCTCTGCAATCAAACAACTCTACAGCGAAGTCAGAGCAGCTAATTCCAACGGGAACCCAGCTAAGGAGTTAGCCGTCAAAATAGCAGATACGCTGCCGATAATATACTGTTTCGCAGTTAATGAGGGGGCAGCCAACAGGTTTCGAGCCGCCTTGAATGAGAACGCCAAGATTCAGGCGCATGTTGCAGTGATACCGGAGCTCTGTCACAACGAGGTTGAAGGGTGGACTAAGAGAACTCCCCGCGTCTGCTTACCTGTGTATATTCGATCCAAAGAGGAACTCCCTGAAAATGCAGCTAGGTTTGAGGCTGTGAAAGAGATGATTGAAGCGGCTGGCTTCAAAGTTCACGAGGTGTGGGAAAGCGGTGATAACAGTTTAAGCAGAATAATGCGCTCAGTCTACCTGTTCGACTACACATCAATCTACACGGCAGTGCTAAGGCGCACGAATCCTATTGGTACACCCAATATTGATGCGATGAAACGCAGGCTCAGAGAAGGATAG
- a CDS encoding TCP-1/cpn60 chaperonin family protein, with protein MATQTGQPILILREGASETKGRSAQRNNIQAAKLIADIVKTSLGPRGMDKMLVDSMGDVTITNDGATILKEIDVQHPAAKMIIEISKTTDQEVGDGTTSATVLAGAFLEQAEELIDKEVHPTVVVDGYQEAEAQALKILGEISIKIKPDDADSLIKIAKTSLRSKLVADESESLAKIAVDAILAVAEKKTKGMSVDIDNVKVEKKPGGSIRETSLIRGIVLDKEVVHTGMPKRVENAKIALVDSALEIEKTEISAEIRISSPEQMKSFMDEENRMLKGMVDKVAQSGANVIICQKGIDDIAQHYLAKQGILAVRRAKQSDMTKLAKATSGRVVSNLEELSADDLGSAAVVEERKLEEDKWVFVEGCKNPKAVSILVRGGSQRIVDEAERSIHDALMVVKDVVEKPAVVAGGGAPEAHMAQEIRRWAATLSGRRQLAAQKFADALESIPLALAENAGMDTIDTLVELRAAQGEGKTWFGVDVLAGRVGDMYKQDVIEPVAVKEQIIKSATEAACMIIRIDDVIASSKMKEPAAPPGGMGGMGGMGGMPGMM; from the coding sequence ATGGCAACTCAAACAGGACAACCGATACTTATTCTAAGGGAAGGAGCGTCTGAAACCAAGGGAAGATCGGCGCAGCGGAACAATATACAGGCCGCGAAGCTAATCGCAGATATTGTGAAGACCTCGCTTGGTCCACGTGGAATGGATAAGATGCTTGTAGACTCGATGGGAGATGTCACCATCACCAACGATGGAGCTACTATTCTGAAGGAGATCGATGTTCAGCATCCAGCCGCGAAGATGATCATCGAGATATCCAAGACCACTGATCAAGAAGTTGGTGATGGAACAACCTCTGCGACTGTGTTAGCGGGCGCGTTCCTTGAGCAGGCTGAGGAGCTTATCGATAAAGAGGTTCATCCTACCGTTGTAGTAGACGGTTACCAAGAGGCAGAGGCGCAAGCACTAAAGATCCTAGGAGAAATCTCGATAAAGATCAAACCTGATGATGCAGACAGCCTAATCAAGATTGCCAAGACAAGCCTTAGATCTAAGCTTGTAGCAGATGAAAGCGAAAGCCTAGCGAAGATAGCTGTTGACGCCATCCTAGCCGTTGCTGAGAAGAAGACCAAAGGAATGTCGGTGGACATCGATAATGTGAAAGTAGAGAAGAAGCCAGGTGGATCCATCAGGGAAACAAGCCTCATCAGAGGCATCGTACTCGATAAGGAGGTAGTTCACACAGGAATGCCTAAGCGAGTAGAGAACGCGAAGATCGCGCTTGTCGACTCAGCCCTTGAAATCGAGAAGACTGAAATCAGTGCCGAAATCAGGATCAGCAGCCCAGAGCAGATGAAGTCATTCATGGATGAAGAGAACCGTATGCTCAAAGGCATGGTGGACAAAGTAGCGCAGTCAGGTGCAAACGTCATCATCTGCCAGAAAGGCATCGATGATATTGCCCAGCACTACCTAGCAAAGCAAGGCATCCTAGCGGTCAGACGTGCTAAGCAAAGCGATATGACTAAACTGGCGAAGGCCACAAGTGGTCGTGTTGTAAGCAACCTCGAAGAACTATCAGCCGACGATCTGGGAAGCGCAGCAGTGGTTGAGGAACGCAAGCTTGAGGAGGACAAATGGGTCTTCGTAGAGGGCTGCAAGAACCCGAAGGCGGTCAGCATTCTAGTCCGAGGCGGCTCACAGCGCATCGTCGACGAAGCTGAAAGATCAATCCACGACGCATTAATGGTGGTCAAAGACGTGGTGGAGAAGCCTGCTGTCGTAGCTGGTGGAGGAGCGCCTGAAGCACATATGGCTCAAGAAATCCGGAGATGGGCTGCAACACTGAGTGGAAGACGCCAGCTCGCAGCACAAAAGTTCGCAGATGCCCTAGAATCAATCCCATTAGCACTCGCAGAGAACGCCGGTATGGACACAATCGATACACTTGTTGAACTCAGGGCCGCACAGGGTGAAGGAAAGACTTGGTTCGGAGTCGATGTGTTGGCCGGCAGAGTTGGAGACATGTACAAGCAGGACGTCATCGAGCCGGTAGCTGTTAAGGAGCAGATAATCAAGTCAGCTACTGAAGCAGCCTGCATGATAATCAGGATCGACGATGTCATCGCATCCTCCAAGATGAAGGAGCCAGCTGCACCACCAGGCGGAATGGGTGGCATGGGCGGAATGGGCGGAATGCCCGGAATGATGTAA
- a CDS encoding acetolactate synthase large subunit: MKATDLFIDCLENEGVDIVFGIPGEETIAIMESLLDSNIQFILTRHEQSAAFMADVHGRLTGKAGVCLSTLGPGATNLITGVANANLDRSPLIAVSAQVARDKMHKETHQYIDLVNAFYPVTKWNASIRDPGGIPEIVSKSFRIAQIEKPGAVHIEFPEDVAAENVDLKPLAIREMPHTHCDPLEIGKAADIIRNAQHPLILAGNGVIRADASEELRRFAEANGIPVVNTFMSKGVLPHDNDLSLLTIGLQMLDYAMCGMDKADVVLAVGYDIVEYSPSMWNPGRDKKIIHVDSKRSEVHTCYEPVVELIGDIGPTLEELTSNTGFGRHDDYMRLLRETLLRELEKNMRSDGVPVKPQRILSEIRGAMGKDDILVSDVGMHKLWVARMFPAYRPNTVLISNGFAAMGFGFPGGIAAKLLRPDRKVVVVTGDGGFMMNSQEIETANRLGVALTVVIFNNGRLGSIEFKQRHFKRQIGVEFSNPDFVKYAESFGAVGYRIEKSEDLEPVLNEAVRSKGVCIVDVPIDYRENYALVEKMGQIICPV, encoded by the coding sequence ATGAAGGCAACTGACCTGTTCATAGACTGCTTAGAGAATGAAGGTGTAGACATAGTGTTTGGGATACCGGGTGAGGAGACCATTGCTATTATGGAGTCGCTTCTCGACTCGAATATTCAGTTCATACTTACTCGGCATGAGCAGTCAGCCGCGTTTATGGCGGATGTGCACGGCCGATTAACAGGCAAGGCAGGTGTCTGTCTATCTACGCTTGGCCCCGGTGCGACGAACCTAATCACAGGGGTTGCTAACGCGAATCTTGATCGGTCACCGCTTATCGCGGTGTCGGCGCAAGTAGCGAGAGATAAGATGCACAAGGAGACTCATCAATACATCGATCTTGTGAACGCGTTCTACCCGGTAACAAAGTGGAATGCTAGCATCAGAGATCCTGGGGGAATACCTGAGATTGTTAGTAAGTCATTCCGAATAGCACAAATAGAGAAGCCTGGTGCAGTCCACATAGAGTTTCCGGAGGATGTCGCGGCTGAAAACGTAGATTTGAAGCCGCTTGCAATTAGGGAGATGCCGCACACTCACTGCGATCCTTTAGAGATTGGCAAGGCTGCAGATATTATTAGGAATGCACAGCATCCGCTTATCTTAGCTGGGAACGGCGTTATTAGGGCAGATGCTTCGGAGGAGCTGCGCAGGTTCGCTGAGGCTAACGGGATACCTGTCGTTAACACATTTATGAGCAAAGGTGTGCTGCCTCACGATAATGATCTCTCGCTTCTCACCATAGGATTGCAGATGCTGGATTACGCTATGTGCGGCATGGATAAGGCGGACGTTGTCCTAGCTGTAGGGTATGATATTGTTGAATATAGTCCGTCTATGTGGAATCCGGGGAGAGACAAGAAGATTATCCACGTAGACTCTAAGAGGAGTGAAGTTCATACATGTTATGAACCGGTGGTGGAGCTAATCGGCGACATCGGGCCTACATTGGAAGAATTGACTTCAAACACGGGGTTTGGAAGACATGACGATTACATGAGGCTGTTGAGGGAAACGTTGCTTAGAGAGCTTGAGAAGAATATGCGAAGCGACGGTGTACCGGTCAAGCCTCAGAGAATCCTTAGTGAGATTAGGGGAGCTATGGGCAAAGATGATATTTTGGTTTCTGATGTTGGGATGCATAAGCTCTGGGTTGCAAGGATGTTTCCAGCTTACAGGCCTAATACTGTTTTGATTTCGAATGGTTTTGCAGCTATGGGTTTCGGTTTCCCAGGCGGTATCGCCGCCAAGTTGCTCCGCCCCGATAGAAAGGTGGTGGTGGTCACAGGTGATGGGGGTTTCATGATGAATTCTCAGGAGATTGAGACCGCGAACAGGCTGGGGGTGGCTTTGACGGTGGTGATATTCAACAACGGCAGGTTAGGTTCAATCGAATTCAAGCAGAGGCATTTTAAACGTCAGATAGGTGTGGAGTTTAGTAATCCGGACTTTGTGAAGTATGCTGAGAGTTTCGGCGCCGTCGGCTACAGGATTGAGAAGAGCGAAGACCTTGAACCTGTTTTGAATGAGGCGGTGAGATCAAAGGGTGTTTGTATTGTCGATGTCCCGATTGATTACCGTGAAAACTACGCGTTGGTTGAGAAGATGGGACAGATAATCTGTCCAGTGTGA
- a CDS encoding NAD-dependent succinate-semialdehyde dehydrogenase, with amino-acid sequence MAKIRSINPATEEVNKEFETYSGKEITKITQEVRRAFTGWRRRSISERTGYLKMLSEVLSSRADEYGRLITVEMGKPIKQSVAEVEKCAWTADIYAENVVSWLKEEKVRADGKQNLITFEPLGTVLSIMPWNFPFWQAMRFAIPALTTGNVSMLKHSNVVPMCALALEDVFREAGYPEGVFRTILTDHETVEALIASDNIQGVSITGSVGAGAIVAEVAGKNLKKTVLELGGSDPFIVLGDADVSFASANAVKGRTINSGQSCIAAKRFIVVQSIADEFTEKLVEMNRVLKVGDPLNPETEIGPLATLQQVEQLETQVQDAADKGAEILVGGNRIGDKGFFFEPTVLTKVNRKMKVVTEEVFGPVSPIIIVKNEEEAVEVANDTEFGLGASVWGEDEKKAIEIARRLDAGAVFINGVVKSDPRMPFGGVKKSGIGRELSQYGLKEFVNIKTINIY; translated from the coding sequence ATGGCGAAGATTCGGTCAATTAACCCAGCGACGGAGGAGGTAAACAAGGAGTTTGAAACCTACTCCGGGAAGGAAATCACGAAGATCACTCAGGAAGTTAGGCGGGCCTTCACAGGATGGAGGAGACGCAGTATAAGTGAGCGGACTGGCTACTTAAAGATGCTGTCGGAGGTCTTGAGTAGCCGAGCAGATGAGTACGGCAGGTTAATTACTGTCGAGATGGGAAAGCCGATTAAACAGTCGGTAGCAGAGGTTGAGAAGTGCGCTTGGACAGCTGATATCTACGCAGAGAACGTTGTTAGCTGGCTTAAGGAGGAGAAGGTTCGGGCTGATGGCAAACAAAACCTGATTACCTTTGAACCACTGGGAACAGTTCTCTCAATTATGCCCTGGAATTTCCCGTTTTGGCAAGCGATGCGGTTCGCAATACCTGCTTTGACTACTGGGAATGTCTCGATGCTGAAACATTCAAACGTTGTGCCGATGTGCGCCTTAGCTCTTGAAGATGTTTTCAGAGAAGCAGGCTATCCTGAAGGCGTTTTCCGAACAATTCTCACCGACCATGAGACGGTTGAAGCACTGATAGCGAGTGACAATATTCAGGGTGTCTCTATTACAGGGAGCGTTGGAGCTGGCGCAATTGTCGCCGAGGTTGCGGGTAAGAACCTGAAGAAGACTGTTCTGGAGTTAGGTGGAAGCGACCCATTCATTGTCCTCGGCGATGCAGATGTCAGCTTTGCCAGTGCGAATGCAGTAAAGGGTAGAACCATTAACTCTGGACAAAGTTGCATAGCCGCAAAGCGTTTCATTGTAGTGCAAAGTATTGCCGACGAGTTTACAGAGAAACTTGTTGAGATGAATCGAGTGTTAAAGGTAGGCGATCCGCTTAACCCTGAGACAGAGATTGGACCACTGGCTACGCTGCAGCAGGTGGAGCAGCTTGAGACCCAGGTGCAGGATGCTGCAGATAAAGGAGCAGAGATACTGGTTGGTGGGAACCGGATTGGCGATAAGGGCTTCTTCTTTGAGCCTACAGTTCTGACGAAGGTGAACAGGAAGATGAAGGTGGTTACAGAGGAGGTTTTCGGCCCCGTTTCCCCGATTATTATTGTAAAGAATGAAGAGGAAGCTGTTGAGGTTGCGAATGACACCGAGTTTGGGCTAGGCGCCAGCGTATGGGGTGAAGATGAGAAGAAGGCAATAGAGATAGCTAGGCGGCTCGACGCTGGAGCAGTCTTCATCAATGGGGTAGTAAAAAGCGATCCTCGAATGCCGTTCGGTGGAGTCAAGAAGTCGGGAATCGGCCGCGAACTCTCACAGTATGGGCTGAAAGAATTCGTCAACATCAAGACGATAAACATCTACTAG
- a CDS encoding nucleotidyltransferase family protein has product MGSGNLKAVILAGGLGTRLRPYTLFVPKPMLPLAEKPLLQYTIEWLRDHGVKEIVISVSYLRKSIEDYFDDGREYDVKITYCRLAHPLGTAGQLKATEKHLDSRFVCIYGDSVYNFDLSDTVSFHQKNRALATIVLKRYKTSMKYGFIDTGPNGEVKGWREKPEMEGLINIGCYVMEPGFLNYIPEKQMYGMDMAFRKAVEAGERVYGYETTGEFIDIGNMESYEESNRLFTSRLGKVL; this is encoded by the coding sequence ATGGGCTCCGGTAATTTGAAGGCCGTTATTCTCGCAGGAGGACTCGGCACGAGACTTAGGCCGTACACCTTGTTTGTACCTAAGCCGATGCTTCCGTTGGCAGAGAAGCCTCTGCTACAGTATACTATTGAATGGCTGCGAGACCATGGCGTCAAAGAGATCGTGATTTCAGTTAGTTATCTTCGAAAGTCGATTGAAGATTACTTTGATGATGGTCGGGAGTACGATGTCAAAATCACGTACTGCCGACTTGCACATCCTCTCGGAACTGCTGGGCAGCTAAAAGCCACTGAAAAGCATCTGGACTCCCGTTTCGTATGCATCTACGGTGACTCAGTCTACAACTTCGATCTCAGCGACACCGTCTCATTCCACCAGAAAAATCGAGCTTTAGCCACGATTGTTCTGAAACGATATAAGACATCTATGAAGTACGGCTTCATAGATACCGGTCCGAACGGAGAGGTGAAAGGTTGGCGGGAGAAGCCTGAGATGGAAGGGCTCATCAACATAGGTTGCTACGTAATGGAGCCGGGGTTTCTCAACTACATCCCTGAAAAACAGATGTACGGCATGGATATGGCCTTCAGAAAAGCGGTCGAAGCCGGGGAACGCGTCTACGGTTACGAGACTACCGGCGAGTTCATCGACATAGGCAATATGGAGAGCTACGAAGAGTCGAATCGGCTCTTCACAAGCAGGCTCGGTAAGGTTCTCTAA
- the cyoE gene encoding heme o synthase, which translates to MSIVSTYFEVTKPKIWVLLVFTALGGLIVASGRNIPWFTTLLMLVAVTLGSAGSNTLTNYIDRDIDAVMNRTRLRPLPTQRIQPASHALYFGIALSALSLVLAALINPLCLILMFLGIFDNVVIYSRLLKRRNPANIILGSFSGGMPVLIGYAAVANSISILALFMAALVIVWTPIHIWSLALHSKEDYSKVNVPMLPVVVSEKTSVRIIALATILMVVFSFLAPVFAPLGPLYIYSALTLGIIVLALSFWLFIKPTREVSWIVFKASSPYLGLIFLMLILDVLIYPLAK; encoded by the coding sequence ATGAGTATCGTCTCCACCTATTTCGAAGTCACGAAGCCTAAGATATGGGTGCTTCTAGTATTCACCGCGCTGGGCGGGCTGATAGTAGCCTCAGGCCGGAATATACCTTGGTTCACTACCTTATTGATGCTGGTGGCTGTGACCCTGGGCTCAGCGGGCTCAAACACACTGACCAATTACATAGACAGAGACATTGATGCGGTGATGAATAGGACAAGGCTTAGGCCTCTCCCAACTCAACGCATCCAACCTGCGTCCCACGCCCTGTACTTCGGGATCGCGTTGTCCGCTCTCTCACTCGTGCTTGCAGCTTTAATTAACCCCTTATGTCTAATCTTGATGTTTCTAGGCATCTTCGACAACGTCGTAATCTACAGCCGCTTATTGAAGAGGAGAAACCCTGCTAACATAATCTTGGGCAGCTTCTCCGGGGGAATGCCGGTACTGATAGGTTACGCTGCGGTAGCGAACAGCATCTCGATACTAGCCCTGTTCATGGCCGCGCTTGTGATAGTTTGGACGCCAATCCACATCTGGAGTCTGGCTCTACACAGCAAAGAGGACTACTCAAAGGTCAACGTGCCGATGCTCCCAGTTGTAGTTAGTGAGAAGACTTCTGTTCGAATAATAGCTTTAGCCACAATTCTCATGGTTGTCTTCAGTTTCCTAGCGCCCGTATTTGCGCCTCTAGGGCCTCTATACATCTACTCTGCGCTGACTCTCGGCATAATTGTGCTGGCGTTAAGTTTCTGGCTCTTCATCAAGCCGACGAGAGAAGTTTCTTGGATAGTTTTCAAAGCTTCAAGCCCATATCTCGGTTTGATATTCCTAATGCTAATTCTTGATGTTCTGATATACCCGTTAGCAAAGTGA
- a CDS encoding twin-arginine translocase TatA/TatE family subunit produces MLLNPIQLGIRGEEWIILIIVVVVLLFGAKKIPELARSVGRARGEFEKGKVEAEDEIRKDRENAKRQPEREKLEHAATSLGIPVEGKSDEELREDVRKALEKPSK; encoded by the coding sequence ATGTTACTTAATCCAATTCAGCTCGGTATCAGAGGAGAAGAGTGGATTATACTGATAATCGTAGTAGTTGTACTACTCTTTGGCGCCAAGAAAATTCCTGAGCTAGCACGCTCCGTCGGTCGCGCACGAGGCGAATTCGAGAAAGGTAAGGTTGAGGCGGAAGATGAGATACGTAAAGACCGCGAAAACGCCAAGAGACAACCTGAGCGAGAAAAGCTTGAGCATGCTGCAACTTCACTCGGAATACCGGTCGAAGGAAAGAGCGATGAGGAGCTCCGCGAGGACGTGCGGAAGGCGCTCGAAAAGCCATCGAAGTAA
- a CDS encoding twin-arginine translocase TatA/TatE family subunit: MTQRMLLNTPLQILGTEWIWIVFLVVFLLFGSQKLPELSRALGKAMGEFQRGREEVEREIRAAAMTSYNNPPKVEQHGTTTPIATTPPITNASALAPVVQTPVTTSVTATPAPTVTASTTAAVATPDVTPEKSEPTSEHVSKRQRTTRSKKNTVKTSRPRKKKDNSVAK, translated from the coding sequence TTGACCCAAAGGATGCTGCTAAACACCCCTTTACAGATTTTAGGAACAGAATGGATATGGATTGTATTTCTAGTGGTTTTCCTGTTGTTTGGCTCTCAGAAGCTCCCTGAGCTCTCGCGGGCTCTCGGAAAGGCCATGGGCGAGTTCCAGCGGGGAAGAGAAGAGGTTGAACGAGAAATCAGGGCTGCAGCAATGACCTCATACAACAACCCCCCAAAGGTTGAGCAACATGGTACCACCACTCCTATTGCGACAACACCCCCGATTACAAATGCGTCTGCTTTGGCTCCTGTTGTCCAGACTCCAGTGACAACATCGGTGACGGCTACTCCTGCACCTACTGTAACTGCTTCAACAACCGCGGCAGTAGCGACACCAGATGTAACTCCGGAGAAGAGCGAACCCACGTCTGAGCATGTGTCTAAAAGGCAACGGACAACAAGGTCCAAGAAAAATACGGTGAAAACGTCAAGGCCGAGAAAGAAAAAAGATAATAGTGTGGCAAAGTAG
- the tatC gene encoding twin-arginine translocase subunit TatC, whose protein sequence is MSGKEMSLLEHIDELRRRLVRMMIAVGGITLFTFTFAIKEFTIRGVTVPLPYPDPFENIANQALSRMEKDLLPSYVKVIQTQPGQAIAAQLYFSLFLGIVIGMPVIVWEVAGFIGPALYPDERKRILRVVLPATLLFIAGALFSYLYITPFTIDFLYRYGFGMVDLTFITIDEFISFVLLFTAAFGLSFELPIIMWIVTVAGVVDVSFWRKNVTYVVVALAIYGALITPDGSGITMWFVAGPMMLLYAIAYFIIKRSVKKPEGKV, encoded by the coding sequence TTGTCCGGTAAGGAGATGTCGCTACTAGAACACATTGATGAGCTGCGTCGTCGGCTCGTACGGATGATGATAGCTGTGGGCGGAATCACCCTCTTCACCTTCACCTTCGCTATCAAGGAGTTCACAATACGGGGTGTAACGGTGCCTTTACCGTATCCAGATCCGTTCGAGAACATCGCTAATCAAGCATTAAGCAGGATGGAGAAGGACCTCCTGCCAAGCTATGTTAAGGTAATTCAAACCCAGCCTGGACAGGCTATTGCTGCGCAGCTATACTTCTCCCTCTTCCTCGGAATTGTAATCGGCATGCCGGTCATCGTATGGGAAGTCGCTGGTTTTATTGGTCCGGCGCTCTACCCTGATGAGCGGAAACGTATTCTTCGGGTGGTTCTTCCCGCCACCCTCCTATTCATCGCTGGTGCATTATTCTCATACCTCTACATCACACCATTCACAATAGATTTCCTTTACCGGTACGGTTTCGGCATGGTGGATCTCACCTTCATCACGATTGACGAATTCATCAGCTTCGTATTACTCTTCACCGCCGCCTTCGGGCTCTCCTTCGAGCTGCCTATCATAATGTGGATCGTCACGGTCGCAGGCGTCGTTGATGTGAGCTTCTGGAGAAAGAACGTCACCTACGTGGTTGTCGCACTGGCCATTTACGGGGCATTGATTACTCCAGATGGCAGCGGAATTACAATGTGGTTCGTCGCCGGACCAATGATGTTGCTATACGCGATCGCCTACTTCATTATCAAACGATCTGTCAAGAAACCTGAAGGAAAAGTTTAA
- a CDS encoding gluconate 2-dehydrogenase subunit 3 family protein, whose amino-acid sequence MSSRRNFIKIGTAAVAGAAVASAVEIPLMTTQSQQKDQQISQLQNQLNTANQQVSSLKDQAVTGTGFLTLNLSEQSLVESLAETIIPGDSNDPGAKEAGVIYFIDRQLAGEYGKSGNMYMQGPFIQTGQKGPITVNKITYSDGSPAVRVGAGTRYQYPLNEREFWRASLEALQAYAKSSQGDNFEKLSASKKEQVLKDLWDNKPTSFNGITPQDFAYELFMMVWAGFLMDPLHGGNKGMVGWQLTGFNGTNFGNAYGEGKTPQQLMVADTPTKLRPRSLAQFQKSGELIPP is encoded by the coding sequence ATGAGCAGTAGAAGGAACTTCATAAAAATTGGGACGGCAGCAGTCGCAGGTGCTGCAGTTGCTTCTGCGGTTGAGATACCTTTAATGACAACTCAGTCTCAGCAGAAAGATCAGCAAATATCGCAACTCCAAAACCAACTTAACACGGCGAACCAACAAGTTTCGAGTCTCAAAGACCAAGCGGTAACGGGAACCGGGTTCTTAACGTTGAACTTGAGCGAACAATCACTTGTAGAATCTCTTGCTGAGACCATTATTCCTGGGGATAGTAATGATCCTGGGGCGAAAGAAGCAGGTGTAATCTACTTCATTGACAGGCAACTCGCAGGCGAGTATGGTAAAAGTGGCAACATGTATATGCAAGGACCTTTTATCCAGACAGGTCAGAAAGGTCCCATCACAGTCAATAAGATAACTTACTCTGATGGATCTCCGGCAGTGAGAGTAGGCGCAGGAACACGTTACCAGTATCCTTTGAACGAAAGGGAGTTCTGGAGAGCAAGCCTTGAAGCACTGCAAGCATATGCCAAGAGTTCGCAAGGTGACAATTTTGAGAAGTTAAGCGCAAGCAAGAAAGAGCAGGTGCTGAAAGACCTATGGGATAACAAGCCCACCAGCTTCAACGGCATCACGCCTCAAGACTTTGCCTATGAGCTCTTCATGATGGTATGGGCGGGGTTCCTGATGGATCCGCTTCACGGCGGCAACAAAGGAATGGTCGGTTGGCAGCTCACCGGGTTCAACGGCACAAACTTCGGCAACGCCTACGGCGAAGGCAAAACACCCCAGCAGCTTATGGTAGCAGATACACCTACAAAATTGAGACCAAGATCCCTAGCTCAATTCCAAAAGAGCGGAGAATTAATCCCACCATAG